From the genome of Candidatus Binataceae bacterium:
ATCGACTGCCGCATGTGGAAGTTGATGAGAAGGGCGATAAGTGGATGGTCGTCGAGGGCTACCAGAAGTCCCGGCTGCGCGCGCGTAATGTTGCGGATGCCCCTAAGGGAGGCGAGGATCGGTTGCGCGGCGAGGCCGGCCGCACCGTGCAGGCTCGGATAGCCGATCATCTTCGCGATGGAATTGACGCTGAGATTCTTTTCCCGAACAAGGGCCTCGCGATGTGGGCGAGCCATGACGCTGAATTCGGCGCAGCCCAATGCCGCGTCTGGAACGACTGGGCTTGGGAAACCTTCGGTCCATACAACGACTTCATGTCGCCGATCGCCGCAATTATGACTGCGGATGTCGACATCGCGATCGATGAGATTAAGCGTGTCGCCAGGCTCGGGTTCCGCGGTGTCAATCTGCCATGCAAGCCAATTTGGGGCGCGCACGACGCCCGTCATCCCAACTACAACCTGCCGCTCTTCGACCCGATGTGGGCCGTGATTCAGGATTGCGATCTCCCGATCACCTTTCACATCGCGACCGGTATGGATCCGCGCGCGGCGCGGCACGATGGCGGTGCCGTAATCAATTACGTCACGCACGCCTGCCCTAGTGCGATCGAGCCGATGTCCAACCTCTGCGGGTCGGGCGTCTTCGAGCGCTTTCCGAGGCTCCGATTCGCTCTAATTGAATGCGGCATTGGCTGGGTCCCGTGGGCGCTCGACGCGATGGATGAGGCTTATCGAAAGCATCACCTGTGGGCATATCCGAAGCTGAAGCAGTTGCCGAGCGATTACTTCCGTCAGCACGGAGCCGTTTCATTTCAGGAGGATGTAAACGGCCTACGTCTCGCCGCTGCATCCAATCTCGTTGATAACTTTTTGTGGGCCAATGATTATCCGCATGCAGAGGGTTCATGGCCGCATTCCGCGGAAGCGATCGAACGGCAGATGCAGCATCTCAATGATGACCAGCGTTCGAAAATTCTCGGTCTCAACGCCGCGAAGCTCTTGAGGTTCGACGTCACAAAATTAATCGCTCGCCGCGGGCAGGCCGCTCAACCGACGCAGTGACCCTCTATTGCGAAAAAGCCCTCGCGCGGTTCGCGCTCCGAGGGAGACAGAAGGTATTGCGCC
Proteins encoded in this window:
- a CDS encoding amidohydrolase family protein — its product is MNHDVTIVDEKNRWRLETPGHQGWERTAQPDDPRRYLMVSADCHCNEPGGLWWQRIDKKFQHRLPHVEVDEKGDKWMVVEGYQKSRLRARNVADAPKGGEDRLRGEAGRTVQARIADHLRDGIDAEILFPNKGLAMWASHDAEFGAAQCRVWNDWAWETFGPYNDFMSPIAAIMTADVDIAIDEIKRVARLGFRGVNLPCKPIWGAHDARHPNYNLPLFDPMWAVIQDCDLPITFHIATGMDPRAARHDGGAVINYVTHACPSAIEPMSNLCGSGVFERFPRLRFALIECGIGWVPWALDAMDEAYRKHHLWAYPKLKQLPSDYFRQHGAVSFQEDVNGLRLAAASNLVDNFLWANDYPHAEGSWPHSAEAIERQMQHLNDDQRSKILGLNAAKLLRFDVTKLIARRGQAAQPTQ